From one Culex quinquefasciatus strain JHB chromosome 3, VPISU_Cqui_1.0_pri_paternal, whole genome shotgun sequence genomic stretch:
- the LOC6036274 gene encoding syntaxin-6 isoform X3: protein MKDACMIINRNRDRDITARQPLLDNCENGGGSPHQQSKNFINNNCIIGNGSSGGTQHHGNNTLNNNNLNLSGTGKHLISSAGAAMASRHSGAKYSKLENNLDDSPTHSSAMMLDSGSSRFVEDTLGTQQRIMASQDEQLDVISDSIGTLKTVSRQIGIELDEQAVMLDEFGNELEQTDSKLDSTMKKVAKVLHMTNDRRQWMAIVTLSITLLVVIVIYIIL from the exons ATGAAGGATGCCTGCATGATCATCAACCGGAACCGCGATCGAGACATTACGGCGAGACAGCCCCTGTTGGACAACTGCGAGAACGGAGGCGGATCGCCGCACCAGCAGAGCAAGAACTTTATCAACAACAACTGCATCATCGGCAACGGAAGCAGCGGCGGAACGCAGCATCACGGCAACAACACCTTGAACAACAACAACCTGAACCTATCGGGCACCGGAAAGCACCTGATTAGTTCGGCCGGAGCAGCGATGGCGTCCCGACACAGTGGAGCCAAGTACTCCAAGCTGGAGAACAACCTGGACGACAGTCCGACGCACTCGTCCGCGATGATGCTGGACTCGGGCTCGTCGCGGTTCGTCGAGGACACGCTCGGCACGCAGCAGCGGATAATGGCTTCCCAGGACGAGCAGCTGGACGTGATTAGCGACTCCATTGGGACGCTCAAGACGGTGTCGCGCCAGATTGGCATCGAGCTCGACGAGCAGGCAGT CATGCTGGACGAATTCGGCAACGAGCTGGAGCAAACAGACTCGAAGCTGGACTCCACCATGAAGAAGGTGGCCAAGGTGTTGCACATGACCAACG ACCGCCGGCAATGGATGGCGATCGTGACGCTGTCGATCACGCTGCTAGTTGTGATAGTTATCTATATAATCCTTTAA
- the LOC6036275 gene encoding 60S ribosomal protein L29, whose protein sequence is MAKSKNHTNHNQNQKAHKNGIKKPKRQRNESTRGMCQKFLHNLRFSKKGNLSREESLQRAEERKAKFAGQPAPVRL, encoded by the coding sequence ATGGCCAAGTCCAAGAATCACACCAATCACAACCAGAACCAGAAGGCCCATAAGAACGGCATCAAGAAGCCCAAGCGCCAGCGCAACGAGTCGACCCGCGGAATGTGCCAAAAGTTCCTGCACAACCTGCGCTTCTCGAAGAAGGGCAACCTGAGCCGCGAGGAGTCCCTCCAGCGGGCCGAGGAACGCAAGGCAAAGTTCGCCGGACAGCCAGCTCCGGTCAGGCTGTAG
- the LOC6036274 gene encoding syntaxin-10 isoform X1, with translation MPTGWKIRVTTAKNYDGRSIFVVKDEVFKALNKTRGLYLRWRELNDALSGGTTAEAEWTTTELKNSLRSIEWDLEDLEDTISIVEKNPNKFKIDNKELSSRRQFIDATRDEVKSMKDACMIINRNRDRDITARQPLLDNCENGGGSPHQQSKNFINNNCIIGNGSSGGTQHHGNNTLNNNNLNLSGTGKHLISSAGAAMASRHSGAKYSKLENNLDDSPTHSSAMMLDSGSSRFVEDTLGTQQRIMASQDEQLDVISDSIGTLKTVSRQIGIELDEQAVMLDEFGNELEQTDSKLDSTMKKVAKVLHMTNDRRQWMAIVTLSITLLVVIVIYIIL, from the exons ATGCCTACTGGGTGGAAAATTCGCGTCACGACTGCCAAAAATTATGATGGAAGATCCATTTTCGTGGTGAAAGA CGAAGTTTTCAAGGCACTGAACAAAACACGTGGACTGTACCTTCGGTGGCGCGAACTGAACGATGCACTTTCCGGCGGCACCACAGCGGAGGCCGAGTGGACCACGACGGAACTGAAAAACTCTCTGCGCAGCATCGAGTGGGACCTGGAGGATCTCGAGGACACGATCA GTATTGTAGAGAAGAACCCGAACAAGTTTAAAATCGACAACAAGGAACTTTCCAGCCGGCGCCAGTTTATCGATGCAACCCGCGATGAGGTCAAGTCTATGAAGGATGCCTGCATGATCATCAACCGGAACCGCGATCGAGACATTACGGCGAGACAGCCCCTGTTGGACAACTGCGAGAACGGAGGCGGATCGCCGCACCAGCAGAGCAAGAACTTTATCAACAACAACTGCATCATCGGCAACGGAAGCAGCGGCGGAACGCAGCATCACGGCAACAACACCTTGAACAACAACAACCTGAACCTATCGGGCACCGGAAAGCACCTGATTAGTTCGGCCGGAGCAGCGATGGCGTCCCGACACAGTGGAGCCAAGTACTCCAAGCTGGAGAACAACCTGGACGACAGTCCGACGCACTCGTCCGCGATGATGCTGGACTCGGGCTCGTCGCGGTTCGTCGAGGACACGCTCGGCACGCAGCAGCGGATAATGGCTTCCCAGGACGAGCAGCTGGACGTGATTAGCGACTCCATTGGGACGCTCAAGACGGTGTCGCGCCAGATTGGCATCGAGCTCGACGAGCAGGCAGT CATGCTGGACGAATTCGGCAACGAGCTGGAGCAAACAGACTCGAAGCTGGACTCCACCATGAAGAAGGTGGCCAAGGTGTTGCACATGACCAACG ACCGCCGGCAATGGATGGCGATCGTGACGCTGTCGATCACGCTGCTAGTTGTGATAGTTATCTATATAATCCTTTAA
- the LOC6036274 gene encoding syntaxin-10 isoform X2, which produces MMEDPFFVVKDEVFKALNKTRGLYLRWRELNDALSGGTTAEAEWTTTELKNSLRSIEWDLEDLEDTISIVEKNPNKFKIDNKELSSRRQFIDATRDEVKSMKDACMIINRNRDRDITARQPLLDNCENGGGSPHQQSKNFINNNCIIGNGSSGGTQHHGNNTLNNNNLNLSGTGKHLISSAGAAMASRHSGAKYSKLENNLDDSPTHSSAMMLDSGSSRFVEDTLGTQQRIMASQDEQLDVISDSIGTLKTVSRQIGIELDEQAVMLDEFGNELEQTDSKLDSTMKKVAKVLHMTNDRRQWMAIVTLSITLLVVIVIYIIL; this is translated from the exons ATGATGGAAGATCCATTTTTCGTGGTGAAAGA CGAAGTTTTCAAGGCACTGAACAAAACACGTGGACTGTACCTTCGGTGGCGCGAACTGAACGATGCACTTTCCGGCGGCACCACAGCGGAGGCCGAGTGGACCACGACGGAACTGAAAAACTCTCTGCGCAGCATCGAGTGGGACCTGGAGGATCTCGAGGACACGATCA GTATTGTAGAGAAGAACCCGAACAAGTTTAAAATCGACAACAAGGAACTTTCCAGCCGGCGCCAGTTTATCGATGCAACCCGCGATGAGGTCAAGTCTATGAAGGATGCCTGCATGATCATCAACCGGAACCGCGATCGAGACATTACGGCGAGACAGCCCCTGTTGGACAACTGCGAGAACGGAGGCGGATCGCCGCACCAGCAGAGCAAGAACTTTATCAACAACAACTGCATCATCGGCAACGGAAGCAGCGGCGGAACGCAGCATCACGGCAACAACACCTTGAACAACAACAACCTGAACCTATCGGGCACCGGAAAGCACCTGATTAGTTCGGCCGGAGCAGCGATGGCGTCCCGACACAGTGGAGCCAAGTACTCCAAGCTGGAGAACAACCTGGACGACAGTCCGACGCACTCGTCCGCGATGATGCTGGACTCGGGCTCGTCGCGGTTCGTCGAGGACACGCTCGGCACGCAGCAGCGGATAATGGCTTCCCAGGACGAGCAGCTGGACGTGATTAGCGACTCCATTGGGACGCTCAAGACGGTGTCGCGCCAGATTGGCATCGAGCTCGACGAGCAGGCAGT CATGCTGGACGAATTCGGCAACGAGCTGGAGCAAACAGACTCGAAGCTGGACTCCACCATGAAGAAGGTGGCCAAGGTGTTGCACATGACCAACG ACCGCCGGCAATGGATGGCGATCGTGACGCTGTCGATCACGCTGCTAGTTGTGATAGTTATCTATATAATCCTTTAA
- the LOC6036273 gene encoding chymotrypsin inhibitor produces the protein MHRPSTTAISLLLALLVVAVELMADTETACGGANEQFNQCGTACERTCENFNQTALACTHNCVRGCFCVQGFVRDVDRNCVTPDDC, from the exons ATGCATCGTCCTTCAACGACAGCAATTTCCCTTTTGCTTGCCCTGCTGGTTGTGGCGGTGGAGCTGATGGCCGACACCGAAA CAGCATGCGGCGGTGCAAACGAGCAGTTCAACCAGTGTGGAACGGCTTGCGAGAGAACGTGTGAAA ATTTTAACCAAACGGCTCTAGCGTGCACCCATAACTGCGTTCGAGGATGTTTCTGCGTGCAGGGATTTGTGCGGGATGTGGACCGAAATTGTGTGACGCCGGATGATTGTTGA